One Colius striatus isolate bColStr4 chromosome 8, bColStr4.1.hap1, whole genome shotgun sequence genomic region harbors:
- the CUEDC2 gene encoding CUE domain-containing protein 2 yields the protein MELERIIRETLTCFIQSHIPAADLSGMDDVFFSYITGVLEELGSPECSEETFDMDTFVEMMEAYIPGFAAIPSGDVCEMMFSLSERLGEARNKEKPGQKAVESRSEAPSEDLPKGQEPGAVACNGERLCTAADGARAQENDDLKDGVELLLEMFPACTMSQAEKALAMALGNLEEAVQLIVEEKVEIGPAGASVKELARPRRAPNHEELKQVILEKYMMVDSADDQKTHRPAPPKEAPKKLIRYIDNQVVSTKGERYKDIKKPESEEMKRTYISLKPARKYKFH from the exons ATGGAACTTGAAAGAATCATTCGAGAGACGCTGACATGCTTCATCCAGTCCCACATCCCTGCAGCAGACCTCAG TGGCATGGatgatgttttcttctcttacaTCACGGGTGTCCTGGAAGAGCTGGGCTCGCCAGAGTGTTCTGAGGAGACTTTTGACATGGACACCTTTGTGGAAATGATGGAGGCTTATATTCCTGGTTTTGCAGCAATCCCCAG TGGAGATGTTTGTGAAATGATGTTCTCACTCTCAGAAAGGCTCGGTGAAGCTCGCAACAAAG AAAAACCTGGCCAAAAGGCTGTGGAAAGCAGGAGTGAAGCACCCTCTGAAGACCTGCCCAAGGGCCAGGAGCCTGGAGCTGTAGCCTGCAACGGGGAGAGGCTGTGCACTGCAGCAGACGGAGCCAGGGCGCAG GAAAATGATGACCTGAAGGATGGCGTGGAGCTGCTACTGGAGATGTTCCCAGCCTGTACCATGAGCCAGGCAGAGAAGGCACTCGCCATGGCCTTGGGAAACTTGGAGGAGGCAGTGCAGTTAATCGTGGAGGAGAAGGTGGAAATTGGCCCAGCAGGTGCAAGTGTGAAG GAACTGGCCCGGCCCCGCAGAGCACCCAACCACGAGGAACTGAAACAGGTTATCCTAGAGAA ATACATGATGGTGGACAGTGCAGACGACCAGAAAACACACCGGCCAGCTCCACCCAAAGAG GCTCCCAAGAAGCTGATCCGCTACATCGATAACCAGGtggtgagcacaaaaggagagaggtACAAAGACATCAAGAAACCTGAGAGTGAGGAGATGAAGAGAACCTACATCAGTCTCAAACCAGCCAGGAAGTACAAGTTCCACTGA
- the FBXL15 gene encoding F-box/LRR-repeat protein 15 has translation MMSLTPSRGCLLLDLPWEDILVPHILCHLPLQQLLSLQRVSKSFQSLIQLYLANMRCFDSTQIGPAIPRAAFVNLLKDNAVLQQLALQSCSDWLTDRELLPVIGQNHHLHQIQLKGCAQLSRHALVAIALSCPGLRRLSLAHCEWVDSLALRSLADHCKALEALDLTACRQLKDEAICYLAQKCGRLKSLSLAVNANVGDVAVEEIAKCCPELEHLDLTGCLRVKNDSIRVLAEYCPKLRSLKVKHCHNVAESSLSILRSRGVELDVEPPLQRALVLLQDVVGFAPFINLQI, from the exons ATGATGAGTCTGACCCCCTCCAGGGGATGCCTCCTCCTGGACCTGCCCTGGGAAGACATCCTGGTTCCACATATTCTCTGTCATCTGCCACTGCAACAGCTCCTGAGCCTGCAGAGGGTCAGCAAGTCATTCCAGTCTCTCATCCAGCTGTACCTGGCCAACATGCGCTGCTTTGACTCAACCCAG ATCGGACCCGCCATCCCTCGAGCCGCCTTCGTTAACCTGCTGAAGGACAACGCAGTACTTCAGCAgctggccctgcagagctgctccgaCTGGCTGACGGACCGGGAGCTGCTGCCGGTCATCGGGCAGAACCACCACCTGCACCAGATCCAGCTGAAGGGCTGCGCGCAGCTGAGCCGGCACGCGCTGGTGGCCATCGCGCTGAGCTGCCCCGGCCTGCGCCGCCTCTCCCTGGCGCACTGCGAGTGGGTGGACAGCCTGGCCCTGCGCAGCCTGGCCGACCACTGCAAGGCGCTGGAGGCCCTGGACCTCACGGCGTGCCGCCAGCTGAAGGACGAGGCCATCTGCTACCTGGCGCAGAAGTGTGGCAGGCTCAAGTCGCTGTCGCTGGCCGTCAACGCCAATGTGGGCGACGTGGCGGTCGAGGAGATTGCCAAGTGCTGCCCCGAGCTGGAGCACCTGGACCTCACGGGCTGTCTGCGGGTCAAGAATGACTCCATCAG AGTCCTGGCTGAGTACTGCCCCAAACTGCGCTCACTGAAGGTGAAGCATTGCCACAACGTGGCCGAGTCCAGCCTGAGCATCCTCCGCAGCCGCGGCGTGGAGCTGGACGTGGAGCCTCCGCTGCAGAGGGCTCTCGTTCTCCTGCAGGATGTGGTTGGCTTTGCCCCTTTCATCAACCTCCAGATCtag